A genomic segment from Bradyrhizobium diazoefficiens USDA 110 encodes:
- a CDS encoding selenium-binding protein SBP56-related protein encodes MTMRPDPTFHASPKLAMEAPAENFAYTLLLSPDFSKPDALAVIDVKPGSPTYGQIVHTVTMPNKGDEFHHFGWNACSSALSPLAGHAFIERRYLIIPGLRSSRIYIIDTKPDPTKAKIHKIIEPEEVFKKTGYSRPHTIHCGPDGIYVSTLGGGGKDGTNGPPGVFIMDCETFEVLGRWEIDRGPQTLHYDFWWNLPRDYMVTSEWALPPQFENGIVPEDLLSNKYGHRLHFWDLRARRNVQTIDLGANHQMALEVRPAHDPVREYGFVGVVVDTTNLEASIWTWWREGGKFHAEKTATIPPEPAPKEKLPPLLQGFGAVPPLVTDIDLSMDDRFLYVSCWGTGEMRQYDVSDPRKPKLAGSVHIGGIARRTPHPNGKAFAAGPQMVEISRDGRRVYWTNSLYSTWDDQFYPDGVPGVEVMANVGGNGGLELDKDYFVSFPDGYRAHQIRLEGGDCSTDSFCYPSV; translated from the coding sequence ATGACGATGAGGCCGGATCCCACCTTTCACGCATCGCCCAAGCTTGCGATGGAAGCACCTGCGGAGAACTTTGCCTATACGTTGCTGCTCAGTCCGGATTTCTCAAAGCCGGATGCTCTTGCGGTCATCGACGTCAAGCCGGGATCGCCGACCTATGGCCAGATCGTCCACACCGTGACGATGCCCAACAAAGGCGACGAGTTTCATCACTTCGGCTGGAATGCCTGCTCTTCCGCCTTGTCGCCGCTCGCCGGACACGCCTTCATCGAGCGGCGCTATCTCATCATCCCCGGGCTGCGCTCGTCGCGGATCTACATCATCGATACCAAGCCCGATCCGACCAAAGCCAAGATCCACAAGATCATCGAACCGGAGGAAGTCTTCAAGAAGACCGGCTACTCGCGCCCGCACACCATCCATTGCGGGCCGGACGGCATCTATGTCAGCACGCTGGGCGGCGGCGGCAAGGACGGCACCAACGGACCTCCGGGCGTCTTCATCATGGATTGCGAGACGTTCGAGGTCCTTGGACGATGGGAGATCGACCGTGGCCCGCAGACGCTGCATTATGACTTCTGGTGGAATCTGCCGCGCGACTACATGGTGACGAGCGAATGGGCATTGCCGCCGCAGTTCGAGAACGGGATCGTTCCGGAAGATCTGCTGTCGAACAAATATGGCCATCGTCTCCACTTCTGGGACCTTCGCGCCCGTCGCAACGTCCAGACCATCGACCTCGGCGCCAATCATCAGATGGCGCTGGAGGTGCGGCCCGCGCACGATCCGGTTCGCGAATACGGCTTCGTTGGCGTCGTGGTCGACACCACGAACCTCGAAGCATCGATCTGGACCTGGTGGCGCGAAGGCGGAAAATTCCATGCCGAGAAGACGGCGACGATCCCTCCCGAACCTGCGCCAAAGGAGAAGCTCCCGCCGCTGCTGCAGGGATTTGGCGCCGTGCCGCCGCTGGTGACCGACATCGACCTGTCGATGGATGACCGGTTCCTCTATGTCTCGTGCTGGGGCACGGGTGAAATGCGCCAGTACGATGTGAGTGATCCGCGAAAGCCGAAGCTTGCGGGCTCGGTCCACATCGGCGGCATCGCGCGCCGCACCCCCCATCCGAACGGCAAGGCATTTGCTGCCGGTCCGCAGATGGTCGAGATCAGCCGCGACGGCAGGCGCGTGTACTGGACCAATTCGCTCTATTCCACCTGGGACGATCAGTTCTATCCCGACGGGGTTCCGGGCGTGGAAGTCATGGCCAATGTCGGCGGCAACGGCGGCCTCGAGCTCGACAAGGACTATTTCGTGAGCTTCCCCGACGGATATCGTGCGCACCAGATCAGGCTCGAGGGCGGCGATTGTTCGACGGATTCCTTTTGCTACCCGTCGGTCTAG
- a CDS encoding dihydrodipicolinate synthase family protein, giving the protein MPVTPHHKAQRPYRGVFPVAPTIFDERGELDLEGQRRCIDFMIDAGSNGLCILANFSEQFVLTDAERETVMHAVLEHVAGRVPVIVTTTHFSSAVCAARSKQAEAAGAAMVMVMPPYHGATFRVPEKGIVEFFKVLSGAINIPIMIQDAPVAGTPLSVELLARLSRDFSNIRYFKIEVPGAAAKLRSLIEVGGKDIEGPWDGEEAITLLADLDAGATGAMTGGGYPDGIRQIIDPYFAGKREEAKAAYERWLPLINYENRQCGLIACKAMMQAGGVIKSDAVRHPLQPLHPATRAGLLELAKERDALALRWGK; this is encoded by the coding sequence ATGCCGGTTACGCCCCACCACAAGGCCCAGCGCCCCTATCGCGGCGTGTTCCCGGTCGCGCCCACCATCTTCGACGAGCGCGGCGAGCTCGACCTTGAGGGCCAGCGCCGCTGCATCGATTTCATGATCGATGCAGGCTCGAATGGCCTCTGCATCCTCGCCAATTTCTCCGAGCAGTTCGTGCTCACCGACGCCGAGCGCGAAACCGTGATGCATGCGGTGCTGGAGCATGTCGCGGGACGGGTTCCCGTCATCGTCACCACGACCCATTTCAGCTCGGCCGTCTGTGCGGCGCGCAGCAAGCAGGCCGAAGCGGCCGGTGCCGCCATGGTGATGGTCATGCCGCCCTATCACGGCGCGACGTTTCGCGTGCCGGAGAAGGGCATCGTCGAATTCTTCAAGGTGCTCTCCGGCGCGATCAATATTCCCATCATGATCCAGGACGCGCCGGTGGCCGGCACGCCGCTGTCGGTCGAGCTGCTCGCCCGGCTGTCGCGCGACTTCTCCAACATCCGCTATTTCAAGATCGAGGTGCCGGGCGCCGCGGCAAAGCTCCGCAGCCTGATCGAGGTGGGCGGCAAGGATATCGAGGGCCCGTGGGACGGCGAGGAGGCGATCACGCTGCTCGCCGATCTCGACGCCGGCGCCACCGGCGCCATGACCGGCGGCGGCTATCCCGACGGCATCCGCCAGATCATCGATCCCTATTTCGCCGGCAAGCGCGAGGAAGCGAAAGCCGCCTATGAGCGCTGGCTGCCGCTGATCAACTACGAGAACCGCCAATGCGGCCTGATCGCCTGCAAGGCCATGATGCAGGCCGGCGGCGTGATCAAATCGGACGCCGTGCGCCATCCGCTCCAGCCGCTGCATCCCGCGACGCGCGCGGGGCTGCTGGAGCTGGCGAAGGAGCGGGATGCCCTGGCGCTGCGGTGGGGGAAGTAG